From a region of the Deinococcus terrestris genome:
- a CDS encoding DUF305 domain-containing protein, which yields MTRRPALLAAFALAAAALLAVALALTSRSGTPAENSPEVRFVREMSQHHAQAVDMATRLRERTDDRTLSSLTLDIVLSQQEQIGQMRGWLTLWGLPWGGEGMSAEHARMMGMATPEELNQLDTLPVPDAEAHFLRLMIRHHQGALTMVEPALGDGIRPEVRTLARQIQATQGGEIRLMEDLLRQRGEALPPPPEAAQGGAHEHH from the coding sequence ATGACCCGCCGACCCGCCCTCCTCGCCGCGTTCGCCCTGGCCGCTGCCGCCCTGCTGGCCGTCGCGCTGGCGCTGACCTCGCGCTCCGGTACCCCCGCCGAGAACAGCCCGGAGGTGCGCTTCGTGCGCGAGATGAGCCAGCACCACGCGCAGGCCGTGGACATGGCGACCCGGTTGCGCGAGCGTACCGACGACCGCACCCTGAGTTCCCTGACGCTCGACATCGTGCTCTCGCAGCAGGAGCAGATCGGGCAGATGCGCGGCTGGCTGACCCTCTGGGGCCTGCCCTGGGGCGGCGAGGGCATGAGCGCCGAGCATGCCCGCATGATGGGCATGGCGACGCCAGAGGAGCTGAACCAGTTGGATACCCTGCCCGTGCCTGACGCCGAAGCCCATTTCCTGCGGCTGATGATTCGCCACCACCAGGGCGCCCTGACGATGGTCGAACCCGCCCTCGGAGACGGGATTCGCCCGGAGGTCCGCACCCTCGCCCGGCAGATTCAGGCCACCCAGGGCGGCGAGATTCGGCTGATGGAGGACCTGCTGCGCCAGCGCGGGGAAGCCCTGCCGCCCCCACCGGAAGCGGCGCAGGGCGGGGCACACGAGCACCACTGA
- a CDS encoding AAA family ATPase, with product MTHPDLPTPPADLAAVGRFARAVGDNVARVLVGKEGVTRLTLAGILTGGHILLEDAPGTGKTMLARALAASLGLTFRRVQFTPDLLPSDVTGVSVYRPATGEFEFVPGPIFTGLLLADEINRATPKTQSALLEAMGEGQVTESGVTHRLPQPFVVIATQNPVEHEGTYRLPEAQLDRFLLKLSVGYPSLDEEVQMLGRLQGAHPIDTLEPVAGPDDLLAARAAVRSVRVSDELRRYAAALTARTRSHPQVALGGGPRASLALQGVAQALAALDGRAFVVPDDIKGAAPAVLAHRLSLRIEARLAGTPPESVVAEVLRAEPVPADPAQAAGAQAAGAV from the coding sequence ATGACCCACCCTGACCTGCCGACCCCGCCCGCCGACCTCGCCGCCGTGGGGCGGTTCGCCCGCGCCGTGGGGGACAACGTGGCCCGCGTCCTCGTGGGCAAGGAGGGGGTCACCCGGCTGACCCTCGCCGGGATTCTGACCGGGGGGCACATCCTCCTGGAAGACGCGCCCGGCACCGGCAAGACGATGCTGGCCCGTGCGCTCGCCGCCAGCCTGGGCCTGACCTTCCGCCGGGTGCAGTTCACGCCCGACCTGCTGCCCAGCGACGTGACCGGGGTCAGCGTGTACCGCCCCGCGACCGGCGAGTTCGAGTTCGTCCCCGGCCCCATCTTCACCGGCCTGCTGCTCGCCGACGAGATCAACCGCGCCACCCCCAAGACGCAGTCGGCGCTGCTGGAGGCGATGGGCGAGGGGCAGGTCACCGAGTCGGGCGTGACCCACCGCCTGCCGCAGCCCTTCGTGGTGATCGCCACCCAGAACCCCGTCGAGCACGAGGGCACCTACCGATTGCCCGAAGCGCAGCTCGACCGTTTCCTGCTCAAGCTGTCGGTGGGCTACCCCTCCTTGGACGAGGAGGTGCAGATGCTGGGCCGCCTTCAGGGGGCGCACCCCATCGACACGCTGGAACCGGTCGCCGGACCGGACGACCTGCTCGCGGCGCGGGCGGCGGTGCGGTCGGTGCGCGTCTCGGACGAGTTGCGGCGCTACGCGGCGGCCCTGACCGCCCGCACCCGCAGCCACCCGCAGGTCGCGCTGGGCGGCGGTCCCCGCGCCAGCCTCGCCCTGCAAGGGGTCGCGCAGGCGCTCGCGGCGCTGGACGGCCGGGCCTTTGTCGTGCCCGACGACATCAAGGGGGCGGCCCCGGCGGTCCTCGCCCACCGCCTCAGCCTCCGCATCGAGGCGCGGCTGGCCGGAACGCCCCCCGAGAGCGTGGTCGCGGAGGTGCTGCGGGCCGAGCCGGTCCCGGCCGATCCGGCCCAGGCAGCAGGGGCGCAGGCGGCGGGGGCCGTCTGA
- a CDS encoding M-like protein, with product MTGPDDRTNDVPQTEGEISNVDLQFMGRTDERRDALKEARAEAKLADEYQERGLDKQDVASAGSMITSDPASTIPGDETSEDTEQG from the coding sequence ATGACCGGACCTGATGACCGCACCAACGACGTGCCCCAGACGGAAGGCGAGATCAGCAACGTGGACCTCCAGTTCATGGGCCGCACCGACGAGCGCCGCGACGCCCTCAAGGAAGCCCGCGCTGAGGCCAAGCTCGCCGACGAGTACCAGGAGCGCGGCCTCGACAAGCAGGACGTGGCCTCGGCGGGCAGCATGATCACCAGCGACCCCGCCAGCACCATTCCCGGTGACGAGACCTCCGAGGACACCGAGCAGGGCTGA
- a CDS encoding mechanosensitive ion channel family protein produces MTGDVNTSRLLGLDALWAALLDTWREVERALAAYGANALIALGLVLVYALVFRLASRAGQALVRRLVRPDAQATVGHLVRTVLRLTFGLLVVLSVGALFPGLSDWSRPVFRAYLLLLLLFVGWSVVSHLLRVEADRLDLDASLRLLARNLTRAVWVLLGVYLVSAQFGIDLLPILGGLGVVGLAVGFAAQDILANLISGVTLLLDRPFRIGDWIRTENHEGQVAGLTLRTTRLRTRDGEFVSIPNKDVAGAVVENLTAGGRLRLNIPLGVTYEGGVERARAVLLPVLQTFPGVLADPPPVVLVQELEESRVRLLLRFWIDAEGVASSPVTRMRVLEAARAALDAAGLAVAYPRLRVQLDPAPEMRAD; encoded by the coding sequence ATGACGGGCGACGTGAACACCTCGCGGCTGCTGGGGCTGGACGCGCTGTGGGCGGCGCTGCTGGACACCTGGCGCGAGGTGGAGCGGGCGCTGGCCGCCTACGGCGCGAATGCCCTGATTGCCCTGGGGCTGGTGCTCGTCTACGCCCTGGTCTTCCGGCTGGCGTCGCGGGCAGGGCAGGCCCTGGTGCGGCGGCTGGTCCGGCCGGACGCGCAGGCCACGGTGGGGCACCTCGTCCGCACGGTGCTGCGCCTGACTTTCGGGCTGCTGGTGGTGCTGTCGGTGGGGGCGCTCTTTCCGGGGCTGTCGGACTGGAGCCGCCCGGTGTTCCGGGCCTACCTGCTGCTGCTGCTGCTGTTCGTGGGCTGGAGCGTGGTGTCGCACCTGCTGCGGGTGGAGGCCGACCGCCTCGACCTCGATGCCAGCCTGCGGCTGCTGGCCCGCAACCTCACGCGGGCGGTGTGGGTGCTGCTGGGCGTGTACCTCGTGTCGGCGCAGTTCGGCATCGACCTGCTGCCCATTCTGGGGGGCCTGGGGGTGGTGGGGCTGGCGGTGGGGTTTGCCGCGCAGGACATCCTCGCCAACCTGATCAGCGGGGTGACGCTGCTGCTCGACCGCCCCTTCCGCATCGGGGACTGGATTCGCACCGAGAACCACGAGGGTCAGGTCGCTGGCCTCACCCTGCGGACCACCCGGCTGCGGACCCGCGACGGTGAGTTCGTCAGCATTCCCAACAAGGACGTGGCGGGCGCGGTCGTCGAAAACCTGACGGCAGGCGGGCGACTGCGCCTCAATATTCCCCTGGGGGTCACCTACGAGGGCGGCGTGGAGCGGGCGCGGGCGGTGCTGCTGCCCGTCCTCCAGACCTTCCCCGGCGTGCTGGCCGACCCCCCGCCCGTGGTGCTGGTGCAGGAGCTGGAGGAGAGCCGGGTGCGCCTGCTGCTGCGCTTCTGGATCGACGCGGAGGGAGTGGCGAGTTCCCCGGTGACCCGGATGCGCGTGCTGGAAGCCGCCCGCGCGGCCCTGGACGCGGCGGGCCTGGCGGTGGCCTACCCCCGGCTGCGGGTGCAGCTTGACCCGGCGCCGGAGATGCGTGCCGACTGA
- a CDS encoding GNAT family N-acetyltransferase, whose translation MIRPMQATDAPDVLALLAWMDDAPEREVFAPDARDEHELRGECEDRVCLVAEGLDGAVEAYCGLAPFRDGLVLEGPLGQGGDLPGLLARAVERADGLPVYAFAARDNLAAREALEACGFTPMHTTDFYTARVSGLARQARVPEGYVATDHLTPAAYRALYRAAEDAWSERLDWTDAELQAHFARDDVRLVVLTRGGQPVGFAELELNPEAARADLTYVAVHPAERGQRLGRVLLALAAAEAAAFPELRTLRARAHDHARPARALYAHAGLTHCRSVVTYLRDDTEGEA comes from the coding sequence ATGATTCGCCCCATGCAAGCGACCGATGCCCCCGACGTGCTGGCCCTGCTGGCCTGGATGGACGACGCCCCCGAGCGCGAGGTCTTCGCGCCCGACGCCCGCGACGAGCACGAGTTGCGCGGCGAGTGCGAGGACCGGGTGTGCCTGGTAGCCGAGGGTCTGGACGGGGCGGTGGAGGCCTACTGCGGCCTGGCTCCCTTCCGCGACGGGCTGGTGCTCGAAGGGCCGCTGGGGCAAGGCGGCGACCTGCCCGGCTTGCTCGCGCGGGCGGTGGAGCGGGCCGACGGGCTGCCGGTGTACGCCTTTGCCGCCCGCGACAACCTCGCCGCGCGGGAGGCGCTCGAAGCGTGCGGCTTCACGCCCATGCACACCACCGACTTCTACACGGCGCGGGTGTCGGGCCTCGCCCGGCAGGCCCGCGTGCCGGAGGGCTACGTGGCGACCGACCACCTCACGCCCGCCGCCTACCGCGCCCTGTACCGCGCCGCCGAGGACGCCTGGTCCGAGCGCCTCGACTGGACCGACGCCGAGTTGCAGGCCCACTTCGCCCGCGACGACGTGCGCCTGGTGGTCCTGACGCGCGGCGGGCAGCCTGTGGGCTTTGCCGAGCTGGAACTGAATCCGGAGGCTGCGCGGGCCGACCTCACCTATGTGGCGGTCCATCCCGCCGAGCGCGGCCAGCGGCTGGGGCGGGTGCTGCTGGCGCTGGCCGCCGCCGAGGCCGCCGCCTTTCCCGAACTGCGCACCCTCCGTGCCCGCGCCCATGACCACGCCCGCCCCGCCCGAGCGCTCTACGCCCACGCGGGCCTGACCCACTGCCGCTCGGTGGTGACGTATCTGCGCGACGACACGGAGGGCGAAGCATAG
- the mnmE gene encoding tRNA uridine-5-carboxymethylaminomethyl(34) synthesis GTPase MnmE yields MTRLGFSDTIAAIATAPGHAGVGIVRVSGPGALRVADGLFRGRGQPSRTRGGRFLYGEFVAEGAERLDDGLCLVFRGPHSYTGEDVAEFQTHGSPAVLSRLLARALDLGARPARPGEFTLRAYLAGRLDLAQAEAVLDLVNAGTDTARRQAALGLSGALGDRVDRIAAGLTRTLAAIQAMLDYPEEGVPEEERGVPLAQAEADLVALVATARAGQVATRGARLALIGRPNAGKSSLLNALLGYERSIVTPIPGTTRDYLEAQLSLAGVPVTLVDTAGLRETADEVEAAGVRQAVSLAQGADLVLALEDGSLPRESLPVDLPPGTRVIRVRTKADLSAAWEDAGARAVSAVTGAGLPELREAIHAALLGDAARGEAWLTTERQADAARRALAHVQAARTLPDDLAGYELEEALRALAELTGRDVSEDVVDAVFRNFCVGK; encoded by the coding sequence GTGACCCGCCTCGGCTTCTCGGACACCATCGCCGCTATCGCCACGGCCCCCGGCCACGCGGGGGTGGGCATCGTGCGGGTGAGCGGGCCAGGCGCCCTGCGGGTGGCCGACGGCCTCTTCCGGGGGCGCGGGCAACCCAGCCGCACGCGGGGCGGGCGTTTCCTGTACGGGGAATTTGTGGCGGAGGGCGCCGAACGGCTGGACGACGGTCTGTGCCTGGTCTTCCGGGGGCCGCATTCGTACACGGGCGAGGACGTGGCCGAGTTTCAGACGCACGGCAGCCCGGCGGTGCTCTCGCGGTTGCTGGCGCGGGCGCTGGACCTCGGAGCGCGGCCTGCCCGCCCCGGCGAGTTCACCCTGCGGGCCTACCTCGCCGGGCGGCTAGACCTCGCGCAGGCCGAAGCGGTGCTGGACCTCGTGAACGCGGGCACCGACACCGCGCGGCGGCAGGCGGCGCTGGGGCTGTCAGGAGCGCTGGGGGACCGCGTGGACCGCATCGCGGCGGGCCTGACCCGCACCCTGGCCGCGATTCAGGCGATGCTGGACTACCCGGAAGAAGGCGTGCCCGAGGAGGAACGGGGCGTGCCGCTGGCCCAAGCGGAGGCCGACCTCGTCGCCCTCGTCGCCACCGCCCGCGCCGGACAGGTCGCCACGCGGGGAGCGCGGCTGGCCCTGATCGGGCGGCCCAACGCGGGCAAAAGCAGCCTGCTGAACGCGCTGCTGGGTTACGAGCGCTCCATCGTGACCCCTATTCCCGGCACCACCCGCGACTATCTGGAGGCTCAACTCTCGCTGGCCGGGGTGCCCGTCACGTTGGTGGATACGGCGGGCCTCCGCGAGACGGCCGACGAGGTGGAGGCGGCGGGCGTGCGGCAGGCGGTCAGCCTCGCGCAGGGGGCCGACCTCGTGCTGGCGCTGGAGGACGGCAGCCTGCCACGCGAATCGCTGCCCGTGGACCTGCCACCGGGGACACGGGTCATCCGCGTCCGGACGAAGGCCGACCTGAGCGCCGCCTGGGAGGACGCCGGGGCGCGGGCGGTGAGCGCCGTGACGGGCGCGGGCCTGCCCGAGTTGAGGGAGGCCATCCACGCCGCCCTCCTCGGGGACGCGGCACGGGGCGAGGCGTGGCTCACCACCGAGCGGCAGGCCGACGCCGCCCGCCGCGCCCTCGCGCACGTGCAGGCCGCCCGGACCCTCCCCGATGACTTGGCCGGGTACGAACTGGAAGAAGCCCTGCGAGCCCTGGCCGAACTCACGGGCCGTGACGTGTCGGAGGACGTGGTAGACGCAGTGTTCCGCAACTTCTGCGTGGGGAAGTAG
- the trmFO gene encoding methylenetetrahydrofolate--tRNA-(uracil(54)-C(5))-methyltransferase (FADH(2)-oxidizing) TrmFO — protein sequence MTASSPTITVVGAGLAGSEAALAAARLGVRVRLLEMRPVKMTPAHRTGNFAELVCSTSLGGEGEMQAKGLLQAELRSVGGAIVGAADGSRVPAGNALAVDRDEFSARVTQAVREHPLIEVVPGEVETVPEGIAVIATGPLTSDALASDLMRLTGSERLSFYDAAAPVIAFDSINLDVAWRAGRYEQSADYINCPFTKEEYLRFFEALEQARAHTPHDWEKLEFFEGCMPIEEIARRGVDTPRFGPMSPKGLDDPRTGRWPYAVAQLRQEDREGRMWSLVGFQTGLKWGDQKAVVQLIPGLKNAEIVRYGVMHRNTYLNAPEVLDSTLGLRADPTKFVAGVLAGTEGYLESAATGWLAGTNAARLTLGLAPLTPPAESMLGGLTRYLASANPKGFQPMNVNWALVPELPAPEPGPNGKVRKLGKREKRPPMFRRGLAAFMAWAGEEAGLSVTPPAVPQPEEDALPVLR from the coding sequence ATGACCGCTTCTTCCCCCACCATCACCGTCGTCGGCGCCGGGCTCGCCGGTTCGGAGGCCGCCCTCGCGGCGGCCCGCCTCGGCGTGCGGGTGCGCCTCTTGGAGATGCGCCCGGTCAAGATGACCCCCGCGCACCGCACCGGCAACTTCGCCGAACTCGTCTGCTCCACGTCCCTGGGCGGCGAGGGCGAGATGCAGGCCAAGGGCCTCCTGCAAGCCGAACTGCGCTCGGTGGGCGGGGCCATCGTGGGCGCCGCTGACGGGAGCCGCGTTCCGGCGGGCAACGCCCTCGCCGTGGACCGCGACGAGTTCAGCGCCCGCGTGACCCAGGCGGTGCGCGAACACCCCCTCATCGAGGTCGTGCCCGGTGAGGTCGAGACCGTCCCGGAAGGCATCGCCGTGATTGCCACCGGGCCGCTGACCTCGGACGCGCTGGCAAGCGACCTGATGCGCCTGACTGGCAGCGAGCGCCTGAGCTTCTACGACGCCGCCGCACCCGTGATCGCCTTTGACAGCATCAACCTGGACGTGGCGTGGCGGGCCGGGCGCTATGAGCAGAGCGCGGATTATATCAACTGCCCCTTCACGAAGGAGGAGTACCTGCGCTTCTTCGAGGCGCTGGAGCAGGCCCGCGCCCACACCCCCCACGACTGGGAGAAGTTGGAGTTCTTCGAGGGCTGCATGCCCATCGAGGAGATCGCCCGCCGGGGCGTGGACACCCCGCGCTTCGGGCCGATGTCACCCAAGGGCCTGGACGACCCCCGCACCGGGCGCTGGCCCTACGCGGTCGCCCAACTGCGCCAGGAGGACCGCGAGGGCCGGATGTGGTCGCTCGTCGGCTTTCAGACCGGCCTGAAGTGGGGGGATCAGAAGGCGGTCGTCCAACTCATCCCCGGCCTGAAGAATGCTGAGATCGTCCGCTATGGGGTGATGCACCGCAACACCTACCTCAATGCGCCCGAGGTGCTGGACTCGACCCTGGGGCTTCGCGCCGACCCTACGAAGTTCGTCGCGGGTGTTCTGGCGGGCACCGAGGGGTATCTGGAATCCGCCGCGACCGGGTGGCTCGCGGGCACCAACGCGGCGCGACTCACGCTGGGCCTCGCGCCGCTGACTCCCCCCGCCGAGTCCATGCTGGGCGGGCTGACGCGCTACCTCGCTTCCGCCAACCCCAAAGGCTTCCAGCCCATGAACGTGAACTGGGCGCTGGTGCCCGAACTCCCCGCCCCCGAGCCGGGGCCGAATGGCAAGGTTCGCAAGCTGGGCAAGCGCGAGAAGCGTCCGCCCATGTTCCGCCGGGGCCTCGCGGCCTTCATGGCCTGGGCCGGAGAGGAGGCGGGCCTGAGCGTGACGCCGCCCGCCGTGCCCCAGCCGGAGGAGGACGCCCTGCCTGTTCTGCGCTGA
- a CDS encoding DUF58 domain-containing protein, which yields MALAWFLGRKPPTVRLTREVPGQGFEGTRVPYRVRIEIDTRRPLRVIVEDPTPLSVVSSEVLTAGGLTLGQTVTELDGSLLLNRRGEYAWPGGTLRWADPLGLFWRSMPLKVPATIEVYPGTHGLVLPDLLRPLLSEGQLSRTLGLEDPISLRGARPYVSGDPPGRVHWRLSARTGDLTVRELDRTAASSLTVFVDTSGTDVFVNSAVRLASSLIQEALALDLPVSVATPAGATPSGRTPEALRAALRLLARLEPQDPRVVGTPLVIPPPRAGGNLIVLTQKAPPDLVEQAMKARASASRVAIVAIPEGFYLEPGENPRRQWVGAPDTVRDLERRAGILAEVGVLVFVLRGNQSVLRLGA from the coding sequence GTGGCGCTCGCGTGGTTCCTGGGACGCAAGCCGCCCACCGTTCGCCTGACCCGTGAGGTGCCCGGACAGGGCTTCGAGGGCACCCGCGTGCCGTACCGGGTCCGCATCGAGATCGACACCCGGCGGCCCCTGCGCGTGATCGTGGAGGACCCCACGCCCCTCTCGGTGGTGTCGAGCGAGGTACTCACGGCGGGCGGGCTGACCCTGGGGCAGACGGTCACCGAACTCGACGGCTCGTTGCTGCTCAACCGCCGGGGCGAGTACGCGTGGCCGGGCGGCACCCTGCGCTGGGCCGATCCGCTGGGGCTGTTCTGGCGCTCCATGCCGCTGAAGGTGCCCGCCACGATCGAGGTCTACCCCGGCACGCACGGGCTGGTGCTGCCCGACCTGCTGCGCCCGCTGCTGAGCGAGGGCCAGCTCTCGCGCACGCTGGGCCTGGAAGACCCCATCAGCCTGCGGGGAGCGCGGCCTTACGTCTCCGGCGACCCGCCGGGCCGGGTCCACTGGCGGCTCTCGGCCCGCACGGGCGACCTCACCGTGCGCGAACTCGACCGCACCGCCGCGAGCAGCCTGACCGTGTTCGTGGACACCTCTGGCACCGACGTGTTCGTGAACAGCGCGGTGCGGCTGGCGAGCAGCCTGATTCAGGAGGCGCTGGCGCTGGACCTCCCCGTCAGCGTGGCGACCCCGGCGGGCGCGACCCCCAGCGGACGCACCCCGGAGGCGTTGCGGGCCGCCCTGCGGTTGCTGGCGCGGCTGGAGCCACAAGACCCCCGCGTGGTGGGCACGCCCCTGGTCATCCCGCCGCCCCGTGCGGGGGGCAACCTGATCGTGCTGACCCAAAAAGCGCCCCCTGACCTGGTCGAGCAGGCGATGAAAGCGCGGGCGAGCGCCAGCCGGGTTGCCATCGTCGCCATCCCCGAGGGCTTCTACCTCGAACCCGGCGAGAACCCGCGCCGCCAGTGGGTCGGTGCCCCCGACACGGTGCGCGATCTGGAGCGCCGCGCCGGGATTCTGGCGGAGGTGGGCGTGCTGGTGTTCGTGCTGCGCGGCAACCAGAGCGTGCTGCGGCTGGGGGCCTGA
- a CDS encoding DUF4258 domain-containing protein, which produces MTKSPDSKTRSQTGGTDLLSLRAQLARAEKAARRAPTPPPARPENLRLKPVKPQREVELAGVDTSEHSLSRAHARLRDAVYDGKYHLCSHAIGHARAEGFLEHDIIQVLVAGRVRAVYPEDRRWLVCGYFEACGVALPLHVVVEHAHDGYLDVVTAFVPKQPHHIISRARLAVMLRYDDERIRTRTATPGNKPGNRSKGKWKKGA; this is translated from the coding sequence ATGACCAAATCCCCCGACTCCAAGACGCGCTCCCAGACGGGAGGGACCGATCTGCTCTCCCTGCGTGCCCAGCTTGCCCGCGCGGAGAAAGCGGCCCGCCGCGCCCCGACGCCGCCCCCCGCACGGCCCGAGAACCTGCGCCTCAAGCCGGTCAAGCCCCAGCGCGAGGTGGAACTGGCCGGGGTGGACACCAGCGAGCACAGCCTCTCGCGGGCGCACGCCCGGCTGCGCGACGCCGTGTACGACGGTAAGTATCACCTCTGTTCCCACGCCATCGGGCACGCCCGCGCCGAGGGCTTTCTGGAGCACGACATCATTCAGGTGCTTGTGGCCGGGCGGGTGCGGGCCGTGTACCCGGAGGACCGCCGCTGGCTGGTGTGCGGCTACTTCGAGGCCTGCGGGGTGGCGCTGCCGCTGCATGTCGTTGTCGAGCACGCCCACGACGGATACCTCGACGTGGTGACGGCCTTCGTCCCCAAGCAGCCGCACCACATCATCTCCCGCGCCCGCCTCGCCGTGATGCTGCGCTACGACGACGAGCGCATCCGGACACGCACGGCGACGCCAGGGAACAAGCCGGGGAACCGGAGTAAGGGGAAGTGGAAGAAGGGGGCGTAG
- a CDS encoding ABC transporter substrate-binding protein, whose product MRPRSVLIAAALLAALPAAAQARSLAAVKTSGILKLATSADFEPFNFLQGGKPTGFEVELGEAVARKLGLRAEWVIRPFDGLLRDLAARPGEIDVVIASHAITSTRLQTVDFSTPHYCTGGVILTRRGGPLTSKALAGKTLGAEAGSTYFGFLRKLPFGKSVQVYPSSQAAIQAAATAKVDAVVTDRFAALGALKTYSKANLVMGDTLWKEQVGLALAKGNSELRLAVNGALKGLMQDGTYAQLSQKYFGQDVRC is encoded by the coding sequence ATGCGCCCACGTTCTGTCCTGATTGCTGCGGCCCTGTTGGCCGCCCTGCCCGCCGCCGCCCAGGCCCGGTCCCTGGCGGCCGTCAAAACGAGCGGCATCCTGAAGTTGGCGACGAGTGCCGACTTCGAGCCGTTCAACTTTTTGCAGGGCGGCAAGCCCACCGGGTTTGAGGTGGAACTTGGAGAAGCGGTCGCCCGCAAGTTGGGCCTCCGGGCCGAGTGGGTCATCCGGCCGTTCGACGGCCTGCTGCGCGACCTCGCGGCCCGGCCTGGCGAGATCGACGTGGTCATCGCCTCGCACGCGATCACCAGCACGCGGCTCCAGACGGTGGACTTCAGTACCCCCCACTACTGCACGGGCGGCGTCATCCTGACCCGCCGGGGTGGGCCGCTGACCAGCAAGGCGCTCGCGGGCAAGACCCTGGGGGCCGAGGCGGGCAGCACCTACTTCGGCTTTCTGCGCAAGCTCCCCTTCGGGAAGAGCGTGCAGGTGTACCCCAGCTCCCAGGCGGCCATTCAGGCGGCCGCCACCGCCAAGGTCGACGCCGTCGTGACCGACCGCTTCGCGGCGCTGGGGGCACTCAAGACCTACTCCAAGGCCAACCTCGTCATGGGGGACACCCTCTGGAAGGAGCAGGTCGGCCTCGCCCTCGCCAAGGGGAACAGTGAATTGCGCCTGGCCGTGAACGGGGCGCTCAAGGGACTGATGCAGGACGGCACGTACGCCCAGCTCAGCCAGAAGTACTTCGGTCAGGACGTGCGCTGCTGA
- a CDS encoding YdcF family protein, whose protein sequence is MPTERVRGVLEGAAIGAALAVLATYLGEIRGTAPLLLALVVGGGLAGAFTPARRGLRVGSGGLAAVLALCLLTPVLRAPLAGLVLSQSPVRADAIVVLGAGVQCGTGTLDPHSLARLVRGLELWRAGYAPRLTVSEPSGLLGPANCPPLSDLQRAHIRALYPSGGPEVLTLRRVTTTRDEAARVRALAHERGWRRVLVVTSPSHSRRATRLVASGGVEAVSVPAGETRFDMTLPLPFDRLAALRVVLYEGLSRVKAGVGGTPER, encoded by the coding sequence GTGCCGACTGAGCGCGTGCGGGGCGTGCTGGAGGGGGCGGCCATCGGCGCGGCCCTCGCTGTCCTCGCCACCTACCTGGGCGAGATTCGGGGCACGGCGCCGCTGCTGCTCGCGCTGGTGGTGGGGGGTGGACTGGCGGGCGCTTTCACTCCGGCGCGGCGGGGGCTGCGGGTGGGGTCAGGAGGGTTGGCCGCCGTTCTCGCCCTCTGCCTCCTGACCCCGGTGCTCCGCGCTCCGCTCGCCGGGCTGGTGCTGTCGCAGTCACCCGTCCGTGCCGACGCCATCGTGGTGCTGGGGGCGGGGGTGCAGTGCGGCACGGGCACGCTGGACCCTCACAGCCTCGCGCGGCTGGTGCGCGGGCTGGAGCTGTGGCGGGCGGGGTACGCGCCCCGGCTGACCGTCTCCGAGCCGTCCGGTCTGCTCGGCCCGGCGAACTGTCCGCCCCTGAGCGACCTCCAACGTGCCCACATTCGCGCCCTGTATCCATCAGGCGGCCCGGAGGTGCTCACCCTGCGCCGGGTGACCACCACCCGCGACGAGGCCGCCCGCGTCCGCGCTCTCGCCCACGAGCGGGGGTGGCGGCGGGTCCTGGTGGTGACCTCGCCCAGCCATTCACGCCGGGCCACGCGGCTGGTCGCGTCGGGTGGAGTGGAAGCCGTCAGCGTGCCTGCCGGGGAGACGCGCTTCGACATGACTCTGCCGCTGCCGTTCGACCGCCTCGCTGCGTTGCGGGTGGTGCTGTACGAGGGGCTCTCGCGGGTCAAGGCGGGGGTGGGGGGCACGCCGGAGCGCTGA